The following coding sequences lie in one Fundulus heteroclitus isolate FHET01 chromosome 20, MU-UCD_Fhet_4.1, whole genome shotgun sequence genomic window:
- the arl8bb gene encoding ADP-ribosylation factor-like protein 8B — protein sequence MTKQLAASFQTAAGTAATDSSEMLALINRLLDWFRSLFWKEEMELTLVGLQYSGKTTFVNVIASGQFSEDMIPTVGFNMRKVTKGNVTIKIWDIGGQPRFRSMWERYCRGVNAIVYMVDAADREKIEASRNELHNLLDKPQLQGIPVLVLGNKRDLPHALDEKQLIEKMNLSAIQDREICCYSVSCKEKDNIDITLQWLIQHSKSRRS from the exons ATGACAAAGCAGTTAGCGGCTTCCTTCCAGACGGCAGCAGGGACTGCGGCTACTGACTCCTCCGAGATGCTGGCCCTCATCAACAGACTGCTAGACTGGTTCAGGTCGCTGTTTTGGAAAGAAGAGATGGAGCTCACGTTAGTTGGACTGCAGTACTCGGGGAAGACCACATTTGTCAACGTGATTGCT TCGGGGCAGTTCAGCGAAGACATGATTCCAACAGTTGGTTTCAACATGCGGAAGGTCACTAAAGGCAATGTAACAATAAAG ATATGGGACATAGGTGGACAGCCCCGCTTCAGGAGCATGTGGGAGCGCTACTGCAGAGGAGTCAATGCTATAGT ttacATGGTGGACGCGgcagacagagagaaaataGAAGCATCCAGAAACGAACTGCACAACCTTTTAGACAAACCACAGCTACAAGGAATCCCT GTTTTAGTCCTGGGCAACAAGCGGGACCTGCCCCACGCGCTCGACGAGAAGCAGCTCATCGAAAAAAT GAACCTTTCTGCCATTCAGGACCGAGAGATCTGCTGCTACTCTGTGTCCTGCAAAGAGAAAGACAACATCG ATATCACACTGCAGTGGCTCATCCAGCATTCAAAGTCACGACGAAGCTGA
- the LOC105934206 gene encoding N-acylethanolamine-hydrolyzing acid amidase codes for MKLLVLLGLAGSLWAQPPPSVVVNLNLSPEERWKPLEKAFDMNTLRKIAGKVIESQIPKWMHRAVIPIVTSLEKYIPQPYAGEIRGIASMMKTNISDVIILNFAYEFTAYCTSIVAQDKNGNVYHGRNLDYPLPVLRSLTMDVVFLKNGKVAYVGTSFAGYVGLWTGMSPHKFTVSADQRVTKRRGNGWRNIMSAVLLHSSPVSWLLRETLEEAKDFQDAVMRLSKKPLISGVYYIVGGVRAGEGVIITRDRKGPADIWPLEPLHGGWYRVEANFDHWRTPPPSDHRREVAMKALNAVGQNRINGHKLYHVLSKPPLCHRNTIYTTTMRAANPREYITLVRPEGCPYKIN; via the exons ATGAAGCTACTGGTGCTGCTCGGACTCGCAGGGTCCTTGTGGGCTCAGCCTCCTCCGTCAGTGGTGGTCAATCTGAACCTGAGTCCAGAAGAGCGATGGAAGCCTCTGGAGAAAGCGTTTGACATGAATACACTGAGAAAAATCGCAGGAAAAGTCATTGA gtcACAGATTCCAAAATGGATGCACCGTGCAGTCATCCCTATTGTGACGTCCCTGGAAAAATATATTCCCCAGCCTTACGCAGGGGAAATCCGTGGAATCGCCAGCATGATGAAAACAAATATCTCAGATGTCATCATTCTCAACTTTGCGTACGAATTTACAGC GTACTGCACAAGCATCGTGGCTCAGGATAAAAACGGGAATGTCTACCATGGGAGGAATTTAGATTATCCACTTCCAGTTCTGAGGAGTCTAACCATGGACGTAGTCTTCCTAAAAAATGGAAAG GTGGCGTACGTGGGAACGTCATTTGCTGGTTATGTCGGCTTGTGGACGGGAATGAGTCCCCACAAGTTCACTGTGTCTGCTGACCAGCGGG TAACTAAGCGCCGGGGGAACGGGTGGAGGAACATCATGTCCGCTGTCCTGCTTCACAGTTCCCCAGTCAGCTGGCTTCTGAGGGAG ACCCTGGAAGAGGCTAAGGACTTCCAGGACGCAGTCATGCGTCTGTCGAAAAAACCCCTCATCTCTGGGGTGTATTACATTGTGGGCGGGGTGCGAGCGGGCGAGGGGGTCATCATCACCAGAGATCGAAAGGGCCCCGCTGATATCTGGCCCCTGGAGCCACTACATGGAGG ATGGTACCGGGTGGAGGCGAACTTTGACCACTGGCGCACTCCTCCGCCCTCTGACCATCGCAG GGAAGTAGCCATGAAGGCATTGAATGCTGTGGGACAGAATCGCATCAATGGGCATAAACTTTATCAT GTTTTGTCGAAGCCTCCATTGTGCCATAG AAATACAATCTATACAACCACTATGAGAGCAGCAAACCCCAGGGAGTACATCACGCTTGTCAGACCAGAG ggctgCCCCTACAAGATCAACTGA
- the LOC105934216 gene encoding N-acylethanolamine-hydrolyzing acid amidase produces the protein MVRTAELLLLLGLSGVLRAQLPPPTVVINLDLDPELRWLPLKTVFDVDYLGRAAAQIIESIVPKWVHHAMTPVVASLEKYIPLPYAGEIRGLASVLGGNLSDAVILNFAYEFSAFCTSIVAQDKNGNVYHGRNLDYPHPVLRNMTVNLVFQKNGKVAYVGTSFAGYVGLWTGMSPGKFTVSGDQRGTEHWWNWWKNVVSAVLFHSSPVSWLVRETLEEAEDFEDAVMRLSKTPLITGVYYIVGGARAGEGVVITRDRKGPADIWPLDPLQGGWYRVETNFDHWLPAPAKDHRREAANKALNATGQDHISMDKLYQVLSLHPICNIITVYTTVMSAASPGNYTTFIRPEGCLQTD, from the exons ATGGTTCGGACCgcggagctgctgctgctgctcggaCTCTCCGGCGTCCTGCGGGCCCAGCTCCCTCCTCCTACAGTTGTCATCAACCTGGACCTGGATCCGGAGCTGCGATGGTTGCCTCTCAAGACAGTCTTCGACGTAGACTACCTGGGCAGAGCCGCGGCACAAATCATCGA ATCAATAGTTCCAAAATGGGTGCATCACGCAATGACCCCCGTTGTGGCATCCCTGGAAAAATACATCCCCCTGCCGTATGCTGGGGAAATCCGCGGCCTGGCCTCTGTCCTGGGAGGAAACCTGTCTGACGCCGTCATCCTGAACTTTGCCTATGAGTTCTCTGC ATTTTGCACCAGCATCGTGGCACAAGATAAAAATGGGAACGTGTACCACGGGAGGAATCTGGACTATCCACATCCTGTTCTCAGGAATATGACTGTGAATTTAGTTTTCCAGAAGAACGGAAAG GTGGCGTACGTCGGAACGTCATTTGCCGGTTATGTCGGCTTGTGGACAGGAATGAGTCCCGGCAAGTTCACCGTGTCTGGTGACCAGCGAG GAACCGAGCACTGGTGGAACTGGTGGAAGAACGTCGTGTCTGCCGTCCTGTTCCACAGCTCGCCTGTCAGCTGGCTTGTGAGAGAG ACCCTGGAGGAGGCCGAGGACTTTGAGGACGCAGTCATGCGTCTGTCGAAAACCCCCCTAATCACCGGGGTGTATTACATTGTGGGCGGGGCGCGAGCAGGCGAGGGGGTCGTCATCACCAGAGATCGAAAGGGCCCCGCTGATATCTGgcccctggaccccctacagGGAGG ATGGTACAGGGTGGAGACGAACTTTGACCACTGGCTTCCTGCTCCTGCTAAAGACCATCGAAG GGAAGCAGCAAACAAGGCACTAAATGCTACCGGTCAAGATCACATCAGTATGGACAAACTTTACCAG GTTTTGTCGCTGCATCCCATCTGTAACAT AATTACAGTTTATACCACAGTTATGAGTGCTGCCTCCCCTGGGAATTACACCACATTCATCAGACCAGAG GGCTGCCTGCAGACCGACTGA